The DNA region GCGTCTTCAGCAAGTACGGAGCAGTGAATTTTTACTGGCGGCAGAGCCAGTTCTTCAGCCAGCTGAGTGTTTTTGATGGTCTCTGCTTCATCCAGAGTCTTGCCTTTCATCCACTCGGTCGCCAGGGAGCTGGAGGCGATAGCCGAACCGCAACCGTAGGTCTTGAACTTGGCGTCTTCGATGATGCCTTGCTCGTTGACCTTGATCTGCAGACGCATCACGTCGCCGCACGCCGGAGCGCCGACCATGCCGGTGCCGACATCAGGGTCTTCCGCGTCCATCTTGCCGACGTTGCGCGGGTTCTCGTAGTGGTCGATGACCTTTTCGCTGTAAGCCATGATTCTTAATCCTCACTCATCAGAGAGTCGCTCTTAAGCCCTGAAAAACTGCGTCTTACAGGGCCGGTTTGCGGCGACTTGAAATCAGTGTGCCGCCCACTCGATTTTCGAAATGTCGACACCGTCTTTGTACATGTCCCACAGCGGCGACAGAGTGCGCAGCTTGGTAACGGCCTCGCAGACTTTCTGCGCGGCGTAGTCGATTTCTTCTTCGGTGGTGAAACGGCCGAAGGTGAAGCGAATCGAGCTGTGTGCCAGTTCGTCGTTGCGGCCCAGGGCGCGCAGTACGTACGAAGGCTCAAGGGAAGCCGAGGTGCAGGCCGAACCGGACGAAACCGCCAGATCCTTGAGCGCCATGATCAGCGACTCGCCTTCAACGTAGTTGAAGCTCAGGTTCAGGTTGTGCGGTACGCGGGCGGTCATGCTGCCGTTGATGTACAGCTCTTCCAGGCCTTCGACCTGTTTGAAGAAACGGTCACTCAGGGCCTTGATGCGGATGTTCTCGGCAACCATGTCTTCCTTGGCTACGCGAAAGGCTTCGCCCATGCCGACGATCTGGTGGGTCGCCAGGGTGCCCGAACGCATGCCACGTTCGTGACCGCCGCCGTGCATGGTCGCTTCGATGCGAACACGCGGCTTGCGGCTCACGTACAGTGCGCCGATGCCTTTAGGGCCGTAGGTTTTGTGGGCAGAGAACGACATCATGTCGACTTTCAGCTTCGACAGGTCGATATCGACCTTGCCGGTGGACTGAGCAGCGTCGACGTGGAACAGGATGCCCTTGGAACGGGTCAGTTCGCCGATGGCTGCGATGTCGTTGATGGTGCCGATTTCGTTGTTCACGTGCATGACCGAAACCAGGATGGTGTCGTCGCGCAGGGCAGCTTCGATCATCTCCGGGGTGACCAGACCATCAGTGCGAGGCTCGATGTAAGTGACTTCGAAGCCTTCACGCTCCAGTTGGCGCATGGTGTCGAGGACAGCCTTGTGCTCAATCTTGGTGGTAATCAGGTGTTTGCCTTTAGTGGCATAGAAATGCGCCGCACCCTTGATTGCCAGGTTGTCGGACTCGGTGGCACCGGAGGTCCAAACGATTTCACGCGGGTCGGCGTTGACCAGGTCAGCGACCTGACGACGAGCGTTTTCGACGGACTCTTCAGCTTTCCAGCCGAACACGTGGGAACGGGACGCCGGGTTACCGAAGTTTCCGTCGACCAGCAGGCATTCACTCATTTTTTGCGCTACACGCGGATCAACCGGGGTGGTCGCAGAGTAATCAAGGTAAATCGGCAATTTCATGGACTATCTCCTAAATCAGGCTGGCTGGCGTGCCGCTAGCTCTTTGGCTGTCATTCGACGGCGGACGCTTCAATCTTGTCCAGGCGCGGCGCTTTGCTGTTGCAACGGCGCTGATCCTGACGCTGGGCTACTTCTTGTACCTCACGGCGAGTGACAAGGTCAGCCAAGCTGATACCGCTCAGAAACTCGTGAATCTGCAGGCTCAGATCGCACCACAAGTGGTGGGTCAGACAGGTGTCGCCTTGATGGCAATCGCCCTGGCCCTGGCATTTGGTGGCATCGACCGATTCGTTCACCGCATCGATCACCTGAGCAACCTGGATGCCCTGCATGTCGCGCGACAGCTGATAGCCACCGCCTGGACCACGGACGCTGGATACCAGATTGCTGCGGCGCAATTTGGCGAAGAGCTGTTCGAGGTAGGACAGGGAGATGCCTTGGCGCTCGGAGATATCGGCCAGGGACACCGGCCCGTGCTGCGCGTGCAACGCCAGGTCAAGCATGGCGGTTACGGCGTATCGGCCTTTTGTAGTCAGTCGCATGGACAATTACCACGGAGTTCAGAATGGGGCGAGTATGCAATTCCCGAGTATTTAAGTCAACTATAAGACCTAGTACTTTAGTCAGGTTTACCCGCAAAAGAGCGGCCGCATCATAGCAAAGGCGGGCCGCTTACAGCCAGCAGTACCGCGTTATCGTTCTTCGCGAGCAAGCCCGCTCCCACAAGGACGATGAGCATCCTGTGGGAGCGGGCTTGCTCGCGAAGGGGCCAACTCGGTTTAACTGGCCTGACTCTGATCCTTGTCCTTCACACAGGCAAAGTCTTCTTCGCGCAACTCAGGCAGATCCTTGGCGCAGTAGTTACTGCCCAGATCCTTCAACGCACCGCACATACCCTCCAGACGACCATCAACCGCCTGCAAATGATCGAGCAACTGATTGATGGCACGCGCCACCGGGTCCGGCATGTCTTCGCCAACACCGTAGGCATCGAAACCGATCTTCTCGGCCATGGCCTTGCGCTTGGCGTCCTGCTCTTCATCGGATTTGACGATGATCCGCCCCGGAATACCGACCACTGTCGCCCCGGCCGGCACAGCCTTGGTCACCACAGCATTGGAACCGACCTTGGCCCCGGCGCCAACCGTGAACGGGCCAAGCACCTTGGCGCCCGCCCCTACCACTACGCCATCTTCCAGAGTCGGGTGACGCTTGCCCTTGTTCCAACTGGTGCCGCCCAGGGTCACGCCCTGATAAAGGGTGACGTCGTTGCCGATCTCAGCGGTTTCACCGATGACGATGCCCATGCCATGGTCGATAAAGAAACGACGACCGACCTTGGCGCCCGGATGGATCTCAATCCCGGTCAACCAGCGACCGAAGTTCGACACCAGTCGCGCCAGCCACTTCCAGCCCATACCCCACAGGGCCGACGACAGGCGGTGAATCCAGATGGCGTGCATGCCCGGGTAGCACGTCAGAACTTCAAAGGCGTTGCGCGCTGCCGGATCACGATGGAAAACACTCTGAATATCTTCACGCAAACGCTCGAACATTTTTAATCCTTCCGCTTAAGAAGCTCACCACGGGCCGCTTTCTGGGTTTCCGTGAGGATGCCACGCAATATATTCATTTCCGCCCGGCTGACCGAGCTGCGTCCGTACAACCGGCGCAGGCGCGCCATCAAGTGCCGTGGCTTTTCCGGATCGAGGAATTCAATGGCCACCAGGGTTTGCTCCAGGTGCTCATAGAATCGCTCCAGCTCATCCATGGTCGCCAGCTCACCACTTTTGGTGGACGCCACTTCATCCTTCTCGACCTTGCTCGGCTGACCTTGGGCCGCGAGCCAGGACATCCGCACTTCATAGCTCAACACCTGCACCGCTGCCCCAAGGTTCAGCGAACTGAACTCAGGGTCTGATGGGATGTGCACGTGATAATGACATCGCTGCAGCTCTTCATTGGTCAGACCGGAATCTTCACGACCAAAGACCAAGGCAATCTCGGCACCCTGCGAGGCGTCCTCCACAACCTTCACTCCGCATTCGCGGGGATCGAGCAACGGCCAGGGAATGCGACGGTCACGGGCGCTGGTGCCGAGCACCAGATTGCAGCCAACCAAGGCATCTTCCAAGGTGGCGACGACTTGCGCGTTTTCAAGGATGTCACCGGCACCGGAAGCGCGAGCATCGGCTTCGTGATGCGGGAACAACCGCGGTTCGACCAGCACCAGCCGCGACAGGCCCATGTTCTTCATGGCACGCGCAGCCCCGCCGATATTCCCGGGATGGCTGGTATTGACCAAGACGACACGAATGTTATGCAGCAAGGGAGGCGCTCTCGAACACAGAAATGGGGAGCAGAATCTTACAGTTCATCCTACCGTTAAGCTACGAAACCGAACACCGACCTTCACCTGTAGAAAAGTTCTGATAGAATGCCCGGCTTTCTTTAACAACCTTAGGTGACACATCCATGCAGCCCATGCTGAATATCGCGCTGCGCGCCGCCCGCAGCGCCAGTGAATTGATCTTCCGCTCCATCGAGCGCCTGGATACCATCAAGGTCGACGAAAAAGACGCCAAGGATTACGTATCCGAGGTGGATCGCGCCGCCGAACAGAAAATCATCGACGCGCTGCGCAAGGCCTACCCTACCCACGGCATTCTCGGTGAAGAAACCGGCATGCACCCTGGTAGCGGCGAAGGCGAAGAATACCTGTGGATCATCGATCCACTGGACGGCACCACCAACTTCCTGCGCGGCATTCCTCACTTCGCCGTCAGCATCGCCTGCAAATACCGCGGTCGCCTGGAACACGCTGTTGTTCTGGACCCGGTGCGCCAGGAAGAATTCACCGCCAGCCGTGGTCGCGGCGCTCAACTGAACGGTCGTCGTCTGCGCGTCAGCGGCCGCACCAGCCTGGACGGCGCC from Pseudomonas sp. ACM7 includes:
- the iscR gene encoding Fe-S cluster assembly transcriptional regulator IscR: MRLTTKGRYAVTAMLDLALHAQHGPVSLADISERQGISLSYLEQLFAKLRRSNLVSSVRGPGGGYQLSRDMQGIQVAQVIDAVNESVDATKCQGQGDCHQGDTCLTHHLWCDLSLQIHEFLSGISLADLVTRREVQEVAQRQDQRRCNSKAPRLDKIEASAVE
- the suhB gene encoding inositol-phosphate phosphatase, producing the protein MQPMLNIALRAARSASELIFRSIERLDTIKVDEKDAKDYVSEVDRAAEQKIIDALRKAYPTHGILGEETGMHPGSGEGEEYLWIIDPLDGTTNFLRGIPHFAVSIACKYRGRLEHAVVLDPVRQEEFTASRGRGAQLNGRRLRVSGRTSLDGALLGTGFPFRDDQMDNLDNYLGMFRALVGQTAGIRRAGSASLDLAYVAAGRFDAFWESGLSEWDMAAGALLIQEAGGLVSDFTGGHDFLEKGHVVAGNTKCFKAVLTAIQPHLPASLKR
- the iscU gene encoding Fe-S cluster assembly scaffold IscU translates to MAYSEKVIDHYENPRNVGKMDAEDPDVGTGMVGAPACGDVMRLQIKVNEQGIIEDAKFKTYGCGSAIASSSLATEWMKGKTLDEAETIKNTQLAEELALPPVKIHCSVLAEDAIKAAVRDYKQKKGLI
- the trmJ gene encoding tRNA (cytosine(32)/uridine(32)-2'-O)-methyltransferase TrmJ gives rise to the protein MLHNIRVVLVNTSHPGNIGGAARAMKNMGLSRLVLVEPRLFPHHEADARASGAGDILENAQVVATLEDALVGCNLVLGTSARDRRIPWPLLDPRECGVKVVEDASQGAEIALVFGREDSGLTNEELQRCHYHVHIPSDPEFSSLNLGAAVQVLSYEVRMSWLAAQGQPSKVEKDEVASTKSGELATMDELERFYEHLEQTLVAIEFLDPEKPRHLMARLRRLYGRSSVSRAEMNILRGILTETQKAARGELLKRKD
- the cysE gene encoding serine O-acetyltransferase, encoding MFERLREDIQSVFHRDPAARNAFEVLTCYPGMHAIWIHRLSSALWGMGWKWLARLVSNFGRWLTGIEIHPGAKVGRRFFIDHGMGIVIGETAEIGNDVTLYQGVTLGGTSWNKGKRHPTLEDGVVVGAGAKVLGPFTVGAGAKVGSNAVVTKAVPAGATVVGIPGRIIVKSDEEQDAKRKAMAEKIGFDAYGVGEDMPDPVARAINQLLDHLQAVDGRLEGMCGALKDLGSNYCAKDLPELREEDFACVKDKDQSQAS
- a CDS encoding IscS subfamily cysteine desulfurase, giving the protein MKLPIYLDYSATTPVDPRVAQKMSECLLVDGNFGNPASRSHVFGWKAEESVENARRQVADLVNADPREIVWTSGATESDNLAIKGAAHFYATKGKHLITTKIEHKAVLDTMRQLEREGFEVTYIEPRTDGLVTPEMIEAALRDDTILVSVMHVNNEIGTINDIAAIGELTRSKGILFHVDAAQSTGKVDIDLSKLKVDMMSFSAHKTYGPKGIGALYVSRKPRVRIEATMHGGGHERGMRSGTLATHQIVGMGEAFRVAKEDMVAENIRIKALSDRFFKQVEGLEELYINGSMTARVPHNLNLSFNYVEGESLIMALKDLAVSSGSACTSASLEPSYVLRALGRNDELAHSSIRFTFGRFTTEEEIDYAAQKVCEAVTKLRTLSPLWDMYKDGVDISKIEWAAH